Proteins from one Ranitomeya variabilis isolate aRanVar5 chromosome 1, aRanVar5.hap1, whole genome shotgun sequence genomic window:
- the LOC143786300 gene encoding uncharacterized protein LOC143786300 isoform X3, with product MKLTPFQYREHLYHIEMATCKSREEAPESVSGCTDHTQKQEISERSHSHLVLMRTISKNERLQTETSPRQEISERSHSRLVLMKTICTNECFQTETSPNLLQDHEKRNPLTTREILCDLQEDLRILLSSYINVLKKRLLSSLGVIKTPIPGRKATTTCHPPS from the exons ATGAAACTGACTCCTTTTCAATACAGGGAGCACCTGTACCACATAGAGATGGCTACCTGTAAAAGCAGGGAAGAAGCCCCAGAGAGCGTCTCAGGATGCACGGATCATACACAG AAACAAGAAATATCAGAAAGAAGTCATAGCCATCTGGTTTTAATGAGGACGATAAGCAAAAATGAGCGCCTCCAAACGGAGACATCACCG AGACAAGAAATATCAGAAAGAAGTCATAGCCGTCTGGTTTTAATGAAGACGATATGCACAAATGAGTGCTTCCAAACGGAGACATCACCG AACCTTCTTCAGGACCATGAAAAGCGTAATCCACTGACCACGAGAGAGATTCTTTGTGATCTTCAGGAAGATCTAAGAATATTATTGAGTTCATATATTAATGTTTTAAAGAAGAGGCTACTTTCTTCTCTCGGGGTTATAAAGACACCAATTCCTGGCAGGAAAGCAACAACAACTTGCCATCCGCCATCTTAA
- the LOC143786300 gene encoding uncharacterized protein LOC143786300 isoform X4, translating to MKLTPFQYREHLYHIEMATCKSREEAPESVSGCTDHTQKQEISERSHSHLVLMRTISKNERLQTETSPRQEISERSHSSLLGMKTKSKNECLQKETSPNLLQDHEKRNPLTTREILCDLQEDLRILLSSYINVLKKRLLSSLGVIKTPIPGRKATTTCHPPS from the exons ATGAAACTGACTCCTTTTCAATACAGGGAGCACCTGTACCACATAGAGATGGCTACCTGTAAAAGCAGGGAAGAAGCCCCAGAGAGCGTCTCAGGATGCACGGATCATACACAG AAACAAGAAATATCAGAAAGAAGTCATAGCCATCTGGTTTTAATGAGGACGATAAGCAAAAATGAGCGCCTCCAAACGGAGACATCACCG AGACAAGAAATATCAGAAAGAAGTCATAGCAGTCTACTTGGGATGAAGACGAAAAGCAAAAATGAGTGTCTCCAAAAGGAGACATCACCG AACCTTCTTCAGGACCATGAAAAGCGTAATCCACTGACCACGAGAGAGATTCTTTGTGATCTTCAGGAAGATCTAAGAATATTATTGAGTTCATATATTAATGTTTTAAAGAAGAGGCTACTTTCTTCTCTCGGGGTTATAAAGACACCAATTCCTGGCAGGAAAGCAACAACAACTTGCCATCCGCCATCTTAA
- the LOC143786300 gene encoding uncharacterized protein LOC143786300 isoform X1 — translation MKLTPFQYREHLYHIEMATCKSREEAPESVSGCTDHTQKQEISERSHSHLVLMRTISKNERLQTETSPRQEISERSHSRLVLMKTICTNECFQTETSPRQEISERSHSSLLGMKTKSKNECLQKETSPNLLQDHEKRNPLTTREILCDLQEDLRILLSSYINVLKKRLLSSLGVIKTPIPGRKATTTCHPPS, via the exons ATGAAACTGACTCCTTTTCAATACAGGGAGCACCTGTACCACATAGAGATGGCTACCTGTAAAAGCAGGGAAGAAGCCCCAGAGAGCGTCTCAGGATGCACGGATCATACACAG AAACAAGAAATATCAGAAAGAAGTCATAGCCATCTGGTTTTAATGAGGACGATAAGCAAAAATGAGCGCCTCCAAACGGAGACATCACCG AGACAAGAAATATCAGAAAGAAGTCATAGCCGTCTGGTTTTAATGAAGACGATATGCACAAATGAGTGCTTCCAAACGGAGACATCACCG AGACAAGAAATATCAGAAAGAAGTCATAGCAGTCTACTTGGGATGAAGACGAAAAGCAAAAATGAGTGTCTCCAAAAGGAGACATCACCG AACCTTCTTCAGGACCATGAAAAGCGTAATCCACTGACCACGAGAGAGATTCTTTGTGATCTTCAGGAAGATCTAAGAATATTATTGAGTTCATATATTAATGTTTTAAAGAAGAGGCTACTTTCTTCTCTCGGGGTTATAAAGACACCAATTCCTGGCAGGAAAGCAACAACAACTTGCCATCCGCCATCTTAA
- the LOC143786300 gene encoding uncharacterized protein LOC143786300 isoform X5, whose translation MKLTPFQYREHLYHIEMATCKSREEAPESVSGCTDHTQRQEISERSHSRLVLMKTICTNECFQTETSPRQEISERSHSSLLGMKTKSKNECLQKETSPNLLQDHEKRNPLTTREILCDLQEDLRILLSSYINVLKKRLLSSLGVIKTPIPGRKATTTCHPPS comes from the exons ATGAAACTGACTCCTTTTCAATACAGGGAGCACCTGTACCACATAGAGATGGCTACCTGTAAAAGCAGGGAAGAAGCCCCAGAGAGCGTCTCAGGATGCACGGATCATACACAG AGACAAGAAATATCAGAAAGAAGTCATAGCCGTCTGGTTTTAATGAAGACGATATGCACAAATGAGTGCTTCCAAACGGAGACATCACCG AGACAAGAAATATCAGAAAGAAGTCATAGCAGTCTACTTGGGATGAAGACGAAAAGCAAAAATGAGTGTCTCCAAAAGGAGACATCACCG AACCTTCTTCAGGACCATGAAAAGCGTAATCCACTGACCACGAGAGAGATTCTTTGTGATCTTCAGGAAGATCTAAGAATATTATTGAGTTCATATATTAATGTTTTAAAGAAGAGGCTACTTTCTTCTCTCGGGGTTATAAAGACACCAATTCCTGGCAGGAAAGCAACAACAACTTGCCATCCGCCATCTTAA
- the LOC143786300 gene encoding uncharacterized protein LOC143786300 isoform X6 → MATCKSREEAPESVSGCTDHTQRQEISERSHSRLVLMKTICTNECFQTETSPRQEISERSHSSLLGMKTKSKNECLQKETSPNLLQDHEKRNPLTTREILCDLQEDLRILLSSYINVLKKRLLSSLGVIKTPIPGRKATTTCHPPS, encoded by the exons ATGGCTACCTGTAAAAGCAGGGAAGAAGCCCCAGAGAGCGTCTCAGGATGCACGGATCATACACAG AGACAAGAAATATCAGAAAGAAGTCATAGCCGTCTGGTTTTAATGAAGACGATATGCACAAATGAGTGCTTCCAAACGGAGACATCACCG AGACAAGAAATATCAGAAAGAAGTCATAGCAGTCTACTTGGGATGAAGACGAAAAGCAAAAATGAGTGTCTCCAAAAGGAGACATCACCG AACCTTCTTCAGGACCATGAAAAGCGTAATCCACTGACCACGAGAGAGATTCTTTGTGATCTTCAGGAAGATCTAAGAATATTATTGAGTTCATATATTAATGTTTTAAAGAAGAGGCTACTTTCTTCTCTCGGGGTTATAAAGACACCAATTCCTGGCAGGAAAGCAACAACAACTTGCCATCCGCCATCTTAA
- the LOC143786300 gene encoding uncharacterized protein LOC143786300 isoform X2 produces MATCKSREEAPESVSGCTDHTQKQEISERSHSHLVLMRTISKNERLQTETSPRQEISERSHSRLVLMKTICTNECFQTETSPRQEISERSHSSLLGMKTKSKNECLQKETSPNLLQDHEKRNPLTTREILCDLQEDLRILLSSYINVLKKRLLSSLGVIKTPIPGRKATTTCHPPS; encoded by the exons ATGGCTACCTGTAAAAGCAGGGAAGAAGCCCCAGAGAGCGTCTCAGGATGCACGGATCATACACAG AAACAAGAAATATCAGAAAGAAGTCATAGCCATCTGGTTTTAATGAGGACGATAAGCAAAAATGAGCGCCTCCAAACGGAGACATCACCG AGACAAGAAATATCAGAAAGAAGTCATAGCCGTCTGGTTTTAATGAAGACGATATGCACAAATGAGTGCTTCCAAACGGAGACATCACCG AGACAAGAAATATCAGAAAGAAGTCATAGCAGTCTACTTGGGATGAAGACGAAAAGCAAAAATGAGTGTCTCCAAAAGGAGACATCACCG AACCTTCTTCAGGACCATGAAAAGCGTAATCCACTGACCACGAGAGAGATTCTTTGTGATCTTCAGGAAGATCTAAGAATATTATTGAGTTCATATATTAATGTTTTAAAGAAGAGGCTACTTTCTTCTCTCGGGGTTATAAAGACACCAATTCCTGGCAGGAAAGCAACAACAACTTGCCATCCGCCATCTTAA